In Streptomyces sp. NBC_00335, a single genomic region encodes these proteins:
- a CDS encoding phospholipase — protein sequence MRRRLAAVVATAVTGIVAFAGPATAAPADKPQVLSSWTQNGTVSYNAWSAARSSQGSWSAYGFDWSTDYCSSSPDNPLGFPFQTACARHDFGYRNYKAAGSFSTNKPRLDDAFYGDLKRVCSAYSGLKKTSCDSTAWTYYQAVKAFGNSPAVDGSVSV from the coding sequence ATGCGCCGTCGCCTCGCCGCCGTTGTCGCCACCGCCGTGACCGGCATAGTCGCATTCGCGGGCCCGGCCACCGCCGCGCCGGCCGACAAGCCCCAGGTGCTGAGCAGCTGGACCCAGAACGGCACGGTCAGTTACAACGCCTGGAGCGCCGCCCGCTCCTCGCAGGGCAGCTGGTCCGCGTACGGCTTCGACTGGTCGACCGACTACTGCAGCTCCTCGCCCGACAACCCGCTCGGCTTCCCCTTCCAGACCGCCTGCGCCCGCCACGACTTCGGCTACCGCAACTACAAGGCGGCGGGCTCCTTCAGCACGAACAAGCCGCGCCTGGACGACGCCTTCTACGGCGACCTCAAGCGGGTCTGCTCCGCCTACTCCGGCCTCAAGAAGACCTCGTGCGACTCCACCGCCTGGACCTACTACCAGGCCGTCAAGGCCTTCGGCAACAGCCCGGCCGTCGACGGCAGCGTCTCCGTCTGA
- a CDS encoding TauD/TfdA family dioxygenase, with protein MQSTAEDRTGTWAPLEISADGAGADRLAGQLAETAGEEGLAALLTKEKGIVLRGFGITPDSLPDVLDLLLPNRLAYVHGNSPRTKVGGNVYTSTEYPPEFTISMHNEMSYAHQWPTRLAFYCEKAAATGGATPALDAARWLGALDPEVREAFAGGVRYLQNLHDGYGLGKSWQDTFETKERDDVEAFLATSGAEWTWKADGGLRISQHRPATTRHPVTGAEVWFNQADQWHPAGLGDDTAAQLAAIMPAEDLPQAVTFADGSPIPTAFVEQIRDRALDNAVDVDWREGDLMLIDNVLLAHGRRPFTGTRRVLVAMSG; from the coding sequence ATGCAGAGCACGGCCGAAGACAGGACGGGCACCTGGGCCCCGTTGGAGATCAGCGCCGACGGGGCCGGCGCCGACCGGCTCGCCGGACAGCTCGCCGAGACCGCCGGGGAGGAGGGCCTGGCCGCCCTGCTCACCAAGGAGAAGGGGATCGTCCTGCGGGGCTTCGGGATCACCCCCGACAGCCTCCCGGACGTCCTCGACCTGCTGCTCCCCAACCGGCTCGCCTACGTACACGGCAACTCCCCCCGCACGAAGGTCGGCGGCAACGTCTACACCTCGACCGAGTACCCGCCCGAGTTCACCATCTCCATGCACAACGAGATGAGCTACGCCCACCAGTGGCCCACCCGGCTCGCGTTCTACTGCGAGAAGGCCGCGGCCACGGGCGGCGCCACCCCCGCCCTGGACGCCGCGCGCTGGCTCGGCGCGCTCGACCCCGAGGTCCGCGAGGCCTTCGCCGGCGGCGTCCGCTACCTGCAGAACCTGCACGACGGCTACGGCCTAGGCAAGAGCTGGCAGGACACCTTCGAGACCAAGGAGCGCGACGACGTCGAGGCCTTCCTGGCCACCTCCGGGGCCGAATGGACCTGGAAGGCGGACGGCGGACTGCGCATCTCCCAGCACCGCCCGGCCACCACCCGCCACCCCGTCACCGGCGCCGAGGTCTGGTTCAACCAGGCCGACCAGTGGCACCCCGCCGGACTCGGCGACGACACCGCCGCACAGCTCGCGGCGATCATGCCGGCCGAGGACCTGCCGCAAGCCGTGACCTTCGCCGACGGCAGCCCCATCCCCACCGCCTTCGTCGAGCAGATCCGCGACCGCGCACTGGACAACGCCGTCGACGTCGACTGGCGCGAGGGCGACCTGATGCTCATCGACAACGTCCTGCTGGCGCACGGCCGCCGGCCGTTCACGGGCACCCGCCGGGTCCTCGTGGCGATGTCCGGCTGA